In Streptomyces sp. NBC_00683, the DNA window CGGCTCGGTCTTCCGCTTCCCGGACGACGAGAAGCTGATCCAGCAGGAGTTCGCCAAGAACGTCCCGTTCGCGCTCGCGGTCGCCGAGTCCGCCGCGCACCCCGACCGGCCGGTCTCCCCGGTCGGCATCGAAGCGCCCGACTTCACCCCTGACGCCTTCACCACCTCCTACGCCCGCGGCGGCGACCAGGAAGTGGCGGTGACCGCCCGCAAGTCCGTCCGCGACAAGCGCCTCAACTACCGCATCGACGGCGGCCGTACGCACACCGAGCGGCTCAAGGCCTGGGAGGGCGGCGAGACCTACGGCGGCGAGGACAACCTCCACTTCGACCAGTACCGCGCCGAGGTCGAGGACGCCGACGAGGGCGACACCGTCACGGTCTGGTTCACCGGCCGCACGACAGCCGGCAAGCGCACCTCCAGCACCCCCTTCACCTACACCGTCGCCGACCGGCCGCGCGGCGACACCCTGGTGATCGCCGAGGAGGGCGCCCCCGCCCGGCACACCGCCGCGTACACCGGGGCGCTCGCGGCCAACGGCCACGGAGCGGCCGTCTGGGACGTCGCCGCGAACGGCGCCCCGCACGCCCTCGGGGTGCTCAGCCACTTCCGCACCGTCCTCTGGTACACCGGCGACCGGCGCCCGGCCGCCGCGACCATGCTCGCGGTCCGCTCCTACGTCAACGAGGGCGGCAAGCTGATCAACGCCGGCGAGCAGGCGGGCGGGACCGTCACCGGCGCCGGAGGCACCGACGACTTCTCGCAGTACTACCTCGGCGCGTACAACAGGGTCGGGCTGAAGTCACCGCCCTCCTTCGCGGGCTCCGGACGGCTGTCCGGGGCGACGGGAACGCTCGGCGACGTCCCGGACAACGCACTGGAGGCGGCGGGCGCGTACACCGTCACCTCCGACACGCTGGACCCGGAGGAGTTCCCGCAGTTCCGCAGCGCCGCGGCGGGTGACTACCCGGGGGTCCGCACACCCTTCGAGCCGTACGGGGGCTCCTGGTTCGCCGCCGCCACCCACCAGGACGACTCCTACAAGAGGCTCTCCCGCACCGTCGACCTGACGGGCACCACCGCGGCGGACGACCCGGGTCTGCGGTTCCAGCTCAGCTACGACACCGAGGAGGGGTACGACAATGTCGTCATCGAGGCCCGCACCGTGGGCCAGGACGACTGGACGACCCTGCCCGACGCCAACGGCGGCACCGACACCGGCCTGCCCACGGACTGCGAGGAGGGCTACTACGCCCAGCTCCACCCCTTCCTCACCCACTACCTGACCGTCGGCGGCGACGCCTGCACCGGAACCGGGACCACCGGCAGCTGGAACCGGTTCACGGGCAGCTCCAACGGCTGGCAGGAGGTCTCCGTGGACCTCGGCGCGTACGCGGGCGAGCAGGTCGAGCTCTCGGTCTCCTACGTCACCGACCCGGGCTCGGGCGGCATCGGGGTCTTCGTGGACGACACCGAGCTCGTCGTCGGCGGGACGCCCCGGGACACCGAGGGCTTCGAGACCGCCCTCGGCCCCTGGAGCACTCCCGGGGCACCGGCCGGCAGCCCGCAGAACACGGCCGACTGGACCCGTTCCGGACCGCTGTTCCATTCGCAGGCCGCCGTCACGACCCGTGACACCGTGCTGCTCGGCTTCGGCCTGGAACACGTGGCCGGTGCGGCCGAGCGGAAGCAGCTGATCGGAAAGGCGCTGAGAAGTCTGGGGCGTTGACGCTCCGTAACCGTCGCACGGGTGGGGCCGGCGCCCCGCCCGTGCGATTGCGGCAGTACCGGAGGTCCGTATTCCTACTCGGGAGTACGGGCCTCGCTGTCCGTTCCGCGCCTACTCGATGTCACTACCGGGCCCTCGGAGAGGTAGGGTCGGAGGCGGTCGGGGACATCCCATACAACTCGCCGGCGTCGAAAACCGGCGTACCTAACGAGGAGATCGGTTCGTGACGATCCGCGTAGGCATCAACGGCTTTGGCCGCATCGGTCGTAACTACTTCCGCGCGCTGCTGGAGCAGGGTGCGGACATCGAGATCGTGGCTGTCAACGACCTGGGTGACACTGCGACCACGGCCCACCTGCTGAAGTACGACACCATTCTGGGTCGTCTCAAGGCAGAGGTGAGCCACACCGCCGACACCATCACCGTCGACGGTCACACCATCAAGGTGCTCTCGGAGCGCAACCCTGCCGACATCCCCTGGGGTCAGCTGGGCGTCGACATCGTCATCGAGTCGACCGGCATCTTCACCAAGAAGGCCGACGCCGCCAAGCACATCGCGGGTGGCGCCAAGAAGGTCCTCATCTCGGCTCCGGCCAAGGACGAGGACATCACCATCGTGATGGGCGTCAACCAGGACAAGTACGACGCGGCCAACCACCACGTCATCTCCAACGCCTCCTGCACCACCAACTGTGTGGCGCCGATGGCCAAGGTTCTGGACGAGAACTTCGGCATCGTCAAGGGCCTGATGACGACGGTCCACGCGTACACCAACGACCAGCGGATCCTGGACTTCCCGCACTCGGACCTGCGTCGCGCCCGCGCCGCGGCCGAGAACATCATTCCGACCACGACCGGCGCCGCCAAGGCGACCGCTCTGGTCCTGCCGCAGCTCGCGGGCAAGCTCGACGGCATCGCGATGCGC includes these proteins:
- the gap gene encoding type I glyceraldehyde-3-phosphate dehydrogenase — its product is MTIRVGINGFGRIGRNYFRALLEQGADIEIVAVNDLGDTATTAHLLKYDTILGRLKAEVSHTADTITVDGHTIKVLSERNPADIPWGQLGVDIVIESTGIFTKKADAAKHIAGGAKKVLISAPAKDEDITIVMGVNQDKYDAANHHVISNASCTTNCVAPMAKVLDENFGIVKGLMTTVHAYTNDQRILDFPHSDLRRARAAAENIIPTTTGAAKATALVLPQLAGKLDGIAMRVPVPTGSATDLVVTLQREVTKDEVNAAFKKASDDGDLKGFLTYTEDPIVSSDIVGDPSSCTFDSSLTMVQEGTSVKILGWYDNEWGYSNRLVDLTVFVGEQL
- a CDS encoding M14 family metallopeptidase yields the protein MRRRARAILAAASLLMAGLAVPVAQADQGRGGGEDGLGVWHAEVSAAQLPLLAEAGTDSHELSERVPDRGSATVELYLTDRQADDLRGKGVEVTEHTLSAKASKRVAAAGDGVFRPYSGENGLQKEILATAQANPGLTKVVSIGRTVRGQDILALKLTKGAKKAKDGSRPATLYMSNQHAREWITPEMTRRLMHHYLDGYGKDPRITRIVDTTELWFVLSANPDGYDYTFTGERDWRKNLRDNNGDGSITPGDGVDLNRNFRYKWGYDNEGSSPDPGDETFRGTAPASEPETRALDAFQKRIGFQYGINYHSAAQLLLYGVGWQVATDTPDDIVYKALAGTPEKSAVPGYRPQVSSELYVTNGEADGHAANVNRMMMFTPEMSTCATASRVDPDDAWEPADCGSVFRFPDDEKLIQQEFAKNVPFALAVAESAAHPDRPVSPVGIEAPDFTPDAFTTSYARGGDQEVAVTARKSVRDKRLNYRIDGGRTHTERLKAWEGGETYGGEDNLHFDQYRAEVEDADEGDTVTVWFTGRTTAGKRTSSTPFTYTVADRPRGDTLVIAEEGAPARHTAAYTGALAANGHGAAVWDVAANGAPHALGVLSHFRTVLWYTGDRRPAAATMLAVRSYVNEGGKLINAGEQAGGTVTGAGGTDDFSQYYLGAYNRVGLKSPPSFAGSGRLSGATGTLGDVPDNALEAAGAYTVTSDTLDPEEFPQFRSAAAGDYPGVRTPFEPYGGSWFAAATHQDDSYKRLSRTVDLTGTTAADDPGLRFQLSYDTEEGYDNVVIEARTVGQDDWTTLPDANGGTDTGLPTDCEEGYYAQLHPFLTHYLTVGGDACTGTGTTGSWNRFTGSSNGWQEVSVDLGAYAGEQVELSVSYVTDPGSGGIGVFVDDTELVVGGTPRDTEGFETALGPWSTPGAPAGSPQNTADWTRSGPLFHSQAAVTTRDTVLLGFGLEHVAGAAERKQLIGKALRSLGR